GGTGCAGACGACGGCAGCCACCCTCGACCCACTTGGCAGCCATGCTCACCGGGTCATCGGAGAACACCGTGGAGTCTTCCATGCGGCCCTGGCGCAGACGCACGCAAGCGCCGTCCTTGAGATCGATAGCGGGGATAATCAGCATGTCTTTTTTCCTAACGTCAAAAAGAGCGGCAAGCTGCAAGCCTCGAGCTGCAGGCAGGCGCATTCGTTTCTCTTGCAGCTTGCGGCTTGTCGCTTTCAGCTACCTTTTTCGAGTGCCCAGAGGTCGCTCTCGATGCTCTCGAACCTGTCTTTCAGGTGCGCCTGCACATCGAGAATCGCCTTGTTGTAGTAGTGTGGTGCCAATTCGCGGGTGATCAGGTCGAGCACTTCCTGCACCTCGAAGGTGCCTAGCTGCAGCTCGAAACGCTCATCGAGAAAACGCTGCAACAGCAGCAATGCGGCCTGCTCCTGGGCAGGCTCCAGCGCCAGGCTCGGCACCTTGGCGCGGGCCATTACCAGCGGCCGTCCCAGGCGATGAAGTTCTGCAGCAACTGCAGGCCGTGGCTGTGGCTCTTCTCCGGATGGAACTGCACGGCGAAGCGCGAGCCTTCGGCCAGCGCGGCGGCGAAGTCCTTGCCGTAGTGGCCGCGACCGACCACCTGCTGCGGCTTGCCGGCCTCGATGTAATAGCTGTGCACGAAATAGAAACGCGCATGATCGGGGATGTCGTGCCACAGCGGGTGCTTCACCGCCTGCGCCACTTCGTTCCAGCCCATGTGCGGCACCTTGAGGCGTTCGCCGTCCTCGGCCAGATCCTTGCCGAAGAAGCGCACCTGGCCGGGGAACAGGCCGATGCAGTCGACGCCGTCGTTTTCCTCGCTGCGCTCGAGCAGCGCCTGCATGCCGACGCAGATGCCAAGGAACGGTCGGTCGGCGCTGACTTCACGCACCAGCTCGTCGAAGCCCAGGCGTTTGATCTCGGCCATGCAGTCGCGGATCGCGCCGACGCCGGGGAACACCACCCGATCCGC
The genomic region above belongs to Pseudomonas sp. GOM7 and contains:
- a CDS encoding DUF2164 domain-containing protein, translated to MARAKVPSLALEPAQEQAALLLLQRFLDERFELQLGTFEVQEVLDLITRELAPHYYNKAILDVQAHLKDRFESIESDLWALEKGS
- the hisH gene encoding imidazole glycerol phosphate synthase subunit HisH, coding for MQTVAVIDYGMGNLHSVAKALEHVGAGRVLVTADAKVIREADRVVFPGVGAIRDCMAEIKRLGFDELVREVSADRPFLGICVGMQALLERSEENDGVDCIGLFPGQVRFFGKDLAEDGERLKVPHMGWNEVAQAVKHPLWHDIPDHARFYFVHSYYIEAGKPQQVVGRGHYGKDFAAALAEGSRFAVQFHPEKSHSHGLQLLQNFIAWDGRW